The following DNA comes from Quercus robur chromosome 1, dhQueRobu3.1, whole genome shotgun sequence.
CGAGGATCTTTATAAGCTACAAAAatagtataatatatttttcgAATACTTTTTCGCATTCCTGAAAATATGTTCTATGGGGGTTAAAGCTTGTATGCCAAGAGCAAGGcagttaaattttattttggaatagGTAGAATATATGTAATCTAATTGTAGCTATAACAATTAGAAACGAAATCTTTAGTTTAACGATATAACAAATAAGGATATAgtgtaaatttaaaattgttatcAAATTCAATTCTCATAACAAACCCCATATagccaacatttaaaaaaaaaaaaaaaaaaaaagccatagaTTGCATaagtgaaatttaaaaaaaagttaaaagtaaaagattttcaaatttcttaaaagtaggacatatattttattcttgaatCTTGAGGACTAGGCAACATTACCtatttcagccaaaaaaaaaaaaaaaaaaaaaaaggaaaaaaaaagaaaaaagaaaaaaaaatgtaacattaCTTATATGTGGTTGTTAGTATAGTACGTATGGTATGTGATATATTAAATTGATCAAAACAAAGTACCATATAGTAAGTGCATATCTCCCATGATCATTAATAATTGAATGATATTTTGCATATCATTTGAATCATATTGTACCAAATTATACATAAACACGTCaatttaaattagattttttgcTATAGAATTAGTGCTTTCACTTACGTCCAAAAAGTTGTACTtgtttttaacataaaatttcaatttaattgtACCTACTAAAATAACATGTCTATgagtctttttctctctctaaaagaaagagagttaTAGTTTATATGAaagtgaaaatttcttttttataatgtgTATATAGTATtaaatgacaatatatatatatatatatattaattaattatttgttatagTTCAAAGAAACAAGCTGTAGAGATAAAGTTAATGAAATACAACTACAAGAATAGATAATATATGTTAGAGATAATGAAGAAGCAAATTTACAATAATAAGATTATTTTGTAAGAAGATGAAGGTATGGTTATATTGACTTACTATATGGACATGAAGTTgatgaggaaatttttttttttttttttttttttgatagcttATTTCATAGGGGAATGTAGGAAAACGAATGTGTGTTTTGAAGATTTATAAGCGGTGTATATTTGAAAGGACCTCACTTAGGGGTGGAAAAAGTAGACACGACCTGCAAACTCGACATGACATAACATGAAATTAGTAGGTTATAGGTTGAGACTTAATAGGTTAGTGTCATATTCGAGTTGACACGATAGACTCGTTTAATAAATAGGTTGGGTTAGTGTCCAATTTATGAAACCTGTTTGACCTGTCTGATCCATTTAATGAAATGACATTGTACTAATATACTCTTCAaaccctaggtatataaacttattagtattgtggtttattttctttgacatacgtcacatattatgattgattatttatgatattgagaaatgctttaattttgaatgattatttatgATATAGTTACTCGTTAAttctgaattttatatatatttttttttttggtttttcataattcatatataaaggttaatactatttttttttttcctttttgttttgataaaatctgataaacaGGTTGACACGactgacctgtttaataaatgggtcatGTTAGGATTGAGGAATCttaacctgtttaataaacatgtcaggTTAGTTTTGACCCATATAATTAAATACTCATGAGTCGACACGACACGAATCCGACACGTGAACACGAATCGCCACCCCTAACTTCACTCTTAGCTCATATTTCATGTTTGACCTATTTCAATGtggattttataaatatattttcaaattgatttattcaGTATGGTAAATACCCTAAAACACATCACTCCTGaaaatacacataaatataccataaaattaaaaatatagaaaaaaaaatataacatttacaaaaaccaaataaaatgaaACAGCGCTTACGTATCACTAATCTAAACATAGAAGAATGGGGCATATAAAATCAAACACTCTTATAAAACGAGAATTATATAAACCCATTTAAAGAAAACACCATCTAACTTCAAATCATACTAACATTCTCATACTCGATTTCTAGAAACCCACTTGAAGAAAAAACTGATATATAGTTCATTCATGATTAATAATTTCATGTTTCtcagcaacaacaaaaaaaaaaatgattaataacTTTACAATGATTTTGTGGGTTTACTATAACCCTTAATGTTTTCACCCTTTCCAATTTGGTATCAATTGAAAGGAAATTAATAGGGAGTGaaaagttttattttgattttattttttatttttatttttcgaGGCACATGTGAGAGCCACATGCATTGGGATGTTAGCAATTGGAATTTGGAAGGAACACAAACAAAAGTTCCTGTACGAAATTGGCCAACAATATAAAAGTGTAGGAgtcttagggtgtgtttggcaCCAGCTTATAAgtcactttttagtttttatgtacagttttttaaaacctcatttttttttcttaatttctcaGGGTATAAGTATACTTTAGTAcactttcagaaaaaaaaaaaaaaaaaattctaacaaaaaactaaataggTTGTTCCAAAACGGACATTTAGTGCAATTTAACCACCCCCACCCTCACtcgaaaagaataaaaaagccatttgatctatatatttccatttttttttcttttcaagagaACTACAACCTAAATCTCTTAGCAAATTGGACCAAATCTAATCTATTGATAAActgttccttaaaaaaaaaaaaaagatataacttttttctgttaagttaaatcatttatttatttattattatagaaTCCCTTTAAGTTAAGTTCATTAGTTCAACTAATAAAGTCTTTCATCATGAAATTGAATCTCATCAATGTAAGCTGGTGATATTATATGAAATagttatacaaaataaaaattcttacaTAAGAGAGGGTGGAGTGCTTTAATGGAGAGTTGAGAGAGCTCCATAACTCTCCATTGTGTTTGTGTAGCTCAATTGATCCAATGGGCCTCTTCATtggtttcaaataaaaatgccaACTTATAATTAGTTAGTTTGGACTGCACCCTGATCTGCATGTTTGGGTTTTTAAGTCCATCCTTATGCAACACCTTGCATTCAAAAACCTAATTGCAAAACTTGCCatgtattaatattattatgaaatttgacTCCAAACATATTTTGAAGTCTTAAGATTCAAccctaataaaaaaatgacatatgttTCTCTCACAGTATATAAAAATTGTCTATCCTccaattttttccttaataCTATATGCATCAATTTGTTGTCCAAATGAGATGGCAGTGGGCCAAACCCACCATTTGAGTTGGGCCTTTCAGTTTATTGGTGCCAGGCTGCCAGCCCATAGTCCCCATAGCATGTCCAAAAATTTCTCTACAGTCAATTTCTTACCTGTCATACATTTCTAGCATCATCTAGCTTGTACCTTTCGAACATTTCCTTATTCTTATCCCATATCACAGGGCATTTTTGTCTCaaatttactattcaatccactaaaaatattctataattggaaacaaaaaatttttgctTGCTGAGAAATTAATCAAAACCGTCATCAAaaggtctctctctttctctttctgcGACTCTGTAGGGCTTTTGTTTCGAAGTCTGCAGCACCTGAACAGCCGTAACAACCCTCTGAGGTATGCTCTAATCTCTAAAttgcttgtttttctttttgggttttcgTTTTAGTCTCTGTAAATCATAGTAAACTGTAATCTTGTTACAAAAAGCTTGGTCTTTTTGGTCTCTGTAATTCTAGTTATTATAACACTGATGGGTTTTCTGGtttctttagttttatttagATATGTTGTGATTTTAAGGTTGTTGACTTTTTAGATATTtggggtttttaattttttttttgttggatttgtaTTAATTACTTCAATATTGGTGTTGAGTCCTAGTTTTGAAGTGGTTGTTTTCtattgaaaattaaatgaatagTAATgggtttctaattttttgtaaGATCCATCTTGGGTTTTATGAATTTCTAGctatatgtttgtttgtttgattgtttgagGTGCTGAGGAGTGAGGAAAGTTTCTAATGTCTGGGATAGACTATACAACCCAAAACAATAAAGAAGAATGAACTAGAAATTGGTTATGATTAGCTTTGTTACTGATTACTAGATTTCTTGTTGGGTACCAAATACAATATGATCGAGTATAGAGGTGAATTATATTGCAGTAACTACAACTTTATGATTAGCTTTGGAAgcaatatttatttgttttgttttccttcAAATTAAGAAAAGCTGAaaagatatatattttctttccaGTTACAGACTTAATAACATTGTAATTTTCAGCCTTCGACGATAGTTGCTGGAGTTCGTATTTAGAACATTGAGTACTCAGTGATTATATGGTTAttatttggggggggggggggggtgggggttcTTGCCTCCTGAGCTGTCATTGATAGAATGTTGCAAGTGATCAAAGTAATGGCTTCTTGCATGTAGATTGACAAAATatacagaaaaagaaaaaagaagggggTGCTTGTACAGTCCCGTTTCTAAGACCAAAAGCTTTTGGCACTGACTAAACCAAACTATATTTGAACATTTGCTCTTACACCTTCAATAGTGAGCTAACTTTTTGTTTCTTATCTGGGTGAAGAGAAACAATAAAGAACATAATGGTTAGAGCATACACTCAAGAGCACGTTTACAAGCACCCTTGGGAGCGTGTAACTTCTGCATCTTGGCGCAAATTTGTTGACCCTGAGAACAAGCGAATATTATCTCACATTCTTGAAGTTGACACATTGAACCGCAAGCTTGACCCTGAATCTGGGAAGCTTTACACCACTCGTGCAATTACTGTCCATACCCCAGGGCCATGGTTCATTAGCAAAATCATTGGTCAGGATATCTGCCATTGTGTTGAATCAACGGTTGTGGATGGCCAGTCACGGTCGATGCAGCTCAGTTCACAAAATATCAGTCTCCAGAAGTTCGTAGAAGTGGTAGAGAAGATTCGGTATGATCCACATCCCGATAATCCAAATGAGTGGACTATTTGCCGACAGGAAACTAGCATTCGGATTAAACCATTGTCAGCACTGGCATCAATGGCAGAGAAGGTGGAGCAACGATGTGCTGAAAGGTTTGTTCAAAACAGTGCTAAGGGTAGAGAAGTTATGGAGAGGATCTGCAAGTATCTTGAAGCTGAATCACGTGGAATTTCACTGTGATTCTAACTTCTCTACTTGTAATTCTGGACTTTTATTTTGTAGTTATAGCTGTAAGGCTTGTAAGCTCTTTGGGAGTATATTATAGCAAAAGATTGTAGGAGTGTAAAACCAAGAAGGGTCCCTTCTGGAGCTGgttacaaattttgaaatgctAAACTGTATGTTGGGACATGCAATTCTGAATcattttcccttcttcttctgAGGTTTAGAGTCCATCTGATGGTTTATAAATGCCAGatttatgattaattaatttgacACTATCATAAAGCAAATGGGCTACTTCCTACCGGAAAGATTTTGGACTTTTTTTATAGTACTAGCTTTAGAAGGGTTGTAAGCTCTTTGGGAGTATATTATAACAAAAGGACTGTTAAGAATATAGAACCATGGAGGGTCAGCCTTGAATATTCCTTCTAGATctggttgaaaattttgatacggctaaaatttaattttgggaGATACGGTTGTGATTCATTTTTACATTCTTCTGAGGTTTAGACTCTTCTCTGATGAATTATACTGGAAGCCTGGAGGACAGATTTATGATTGATTAATTTGACACTATGATAAAGCAAATGGTCCACTTCCTACTAAATTCATAGCTAAAAGCTTTATCTAATCCATACTGCTTGTAAATTGATTGGAAGCTTTCTCCTTTGGGAATCGATGAATTCTCAGATAAACAAACAGATGTTTATAGTTGGGAATGTTTCAAATCAATCCTTGTactgttctctctctctctctcatgggaATTTGTCAATTGAGTAAGACTTAGTGTACGTGGCAGTAGTGGTTCTTGTAAATGAGGAATAGATACAGCATATAGAAGGGTATACATTAGGGCAAGACGTGGCTAGTACTGAATCCAATAAGATGCTAACACGTGGTAAAGTATTGGACACATACCAGCATCCTACTAGGTCCAATGTTTAGGAGCAATATACCCAAGTTGTATCCAATGTATTATAATGATATATTTACTTTCAATTGCTTGAGAAGAGTAAACTCACCCAAGAAGAGAAAATATAGTTAAAGGCAAAGGAAAATAGATACAAGAAAACATGAACAAGTATGAGTTGAATTACAAGACTCTACAAATGAAACTTACTATGAGAAGATTAAttgtatgaaaatataaatataccCATACTAGCCTCATTGTAtgcgcgtgtgatgaggctctttttttttttttttttttttttgggggggtgtctattgtcattatttttctttaaaaaaaaaattggataatttttattttttgggataaattttggataagtttgttttgaagatatGGATTAGTAGGAAAATGTCTTGTTTTGGTCTAatgtcattatttttctttaaaaaaaaaaattggataagttttttttttttggagataaattttggataagtttgttttaaAGATATAGATTAGTAGGAaagtgtcctattttgtaggtattttaagtgaaatttgagatatatttttatggttgttctcaagttttttacctgttaaatataaaatttataggtatttttaaatcacataaaaatttaatCCAAAAGAGGAATATAGTAACGCTGAATAGTCTGGAATCCATAGTCCAAACCCAAGTCAGGTACAAATGCAAAGACCAAGTACTTACCAATGCCATTGGTTGTCAAGGACCGTTGTGTTTTACTAAACAACAGGCCCATTTTGTTTTATACATATGAGCTCATCCCAAAAGCCCAATCATTGGCCTCCAATGGAcctatgtctctctctctctctctctctatatatatatatatacatatatatacctACTACGGAGATGGAATTTTACAGTGTTTATATACAATAATGAGAGAGTAGCaaatcaaaatcattaaaaCAAATCTACAAAAAAGTACAATAACAAATCACATGTTATTTGCCATTTACAGATAAGCTTATGGTTAAAGGTTAATGAAACGCAAAAAAGAGAGACTCAAAAGAGTAGTCTAGTCTAGTCTAGTCTTCACCAAAAGAAGTGAAAAGACGGTCAGCTTACATTTACATGATCTTTAGTTACTGTCAAACATAGATAGAAGACAGTCAAAACTAATAATATTCCAAAGAgaatcatatatttttctttttttacctttGATTCAAAGACTGATTTTACTTAATAACCCTTAATTAAAAAGGATGATCCTGATCCCATCAACCACTTCCTCCTTCAATTTTAATCTAAATCTTTCTTGTTAATTTAAACCAAATAATTGTCTTATCAGTGgggttaataataataataacataataatacCATCCCATATGTTAGTATAATATAGAATTAATCAAAAGTAGTATACCATCATAAGAATACATATGGACTCATTATAAGCATAACCACTGGCAATCTTCGTAATCTTTGTAATGATATTATACTTGAATTCCTTTGTGTAATCAATgtccacaacaacaacaacaataataacttcttcttttattttatttttttccaaaaacaaaaaaaagtgaaagcaAAAAATTCCAACCCCTTTCCCATACTCTGATAGCAGCACGAGCAAAATGTACAATGCCATCTCCTCCATCATGAAAATGCAGAGGCTTTAGTGGGTGCAACTATCACCAATGTAAGAAAAGAACCATTATGCTACAATGACTGTAACATCAGTATTTTGATGACCCATCAAAGAATGGGCCCAAGATAAACCAGTAGTGATAATGTGATCAAGCAGTGATCAAAatctaaaaggaaaagaaggaaattaaatacaaaaagtgaaaaaaacaaatatatatgcTATCATTTTCTCACAAATAAGCACACAAGTGATTTTTACAGGTAGTAAAGTATGACATATATGGTAGGTCCCTTGAGTGACTATACTGACAAAATGGTGCACccattttttga
Coding sequences within:
- the LOC126717868 gene encoding uncharacterized protein LOC126717868 isoform X2, translated to MVRAYTQEHVYKHPWERVTSASWRKFVDPENKRILSHILEVDTLNRKLDPESGKLYTTRAITVHTPGPWFISKIIGQDICHCVESTVVDGQSRSMQLSSQNISLQKFVEVVEKIRYDPHPDNPNEWTICRQETSIRIKPLSALASMAEKVEQRCAERFVQNSAKGREVMERICKYLEAESRGISL